In Brachybacterium saurashtrense, the genomic stretch AGCGGCACGACGGTCCGACGGCCAGCGGCGATGCGGGCATGGATGACCGCGTACGCCGCCGCATCCTCGACCACGAGGGACTACGTGAAGCTCCTCGACGCCGCGACGCCGGGCGACGCGGACAAGCCGTCCAAGAACACCTCCCGTACGTACCGAGAGACCCTGACTCGTCTATGGGTCCTGGATCCGGTGCCGGCCTGGATGCCGGGGAACGCACCGCTGACTCGCCTCACGCAGGCGCCGAAGCACCAGCTCGCAGATCCTGCCATCGCGGCCTCCCTGCTCAACACCGCCGAAGAGGCCCTTCTCTCCGGAGCTCGTGGCAGGACGGAGCTGTTCGGCAGACTGTTCGAATCCCTGGCCACGCTCACGGTGCGTGCCGCCGGCGCGGCGTGCGAGGCACGGACCCACCACCTTCGCACCCGCGGCGGGGACCACGAAGTCGATCTGCTCCTCGAACGCCACGACGGCGCCGTGGTGGCCTTCGAGGTGAAGCTGGCTCGCACCGTCGATGACGCCGACGCCCGCCACCTGCACTGGCTGGGCGATCAGATCGGCGACCGGTTACGGGACAAGGTGGTCCTCACCACCGGCTCGATGGCCTACCGGCGCCGGGACGGGGTCGCCGTCGTCCCGCTCGCACTTCTTGGGTGAACCGACCATCCCGCCAGGTCACGCCAGGGCGCCGGTCGCCTCCTCGACGGCGGCCTGCGCGGCCTCGTCCGGGGTGCTGCGGCCGAAGAGGACGTCCTCGGCGTGGCGGGAGATGGCGTCGTCCGCCGCGCTGCCGCCGGGCGGGGTGATGGGCGGCGGGTCCCCGAGCTCCTCGGCGATCGCCTCGATGAAGTCCACCGCCTTGCGGTCCGAGTCGGTGAGGTCCTCGGCGATGGCGGCGCGCACCTCGAGGTTCGCGGGCACGCCGCGTTCCACCTGCAGGATCGTCCCGGCGTCGGGGCTGTTGACCATCCAGTCCACGAAAGCGGCGGAGGCCTCCAGGTTCGCCGTGGTCTCGGCGACGGCGAAGTACATCGAGGCCTTGTACCAGAGCTTCGCGTCCGCGGCGGAGCCGGTCATCGACGGCATGCGCAGCACCGTCGCGGTGCCGTCGAGGGCGGCATCGAGGGTGACCACCTGGTTCGACCACTGGGCCTGCAACGCGCACTTCCCGACGGCGAACAGGCTCTGGTCGACGGACTGCCCCGTCTCCTCCACGGCGATCGACGCCTCCGGCGCGGCGCCGCTGTCCTGCAGGCGCAGGGTGAGGTCCCACCACTGGGCGAGCTGCTCGGCGGTGTAGCCGATGCCGCCGTCAGCGGAGAAGCGCTCGCCGCCCAGCTGCCGGAGGAACACCGTCAGCGGCGGGCCGCCGGCGGCGCCGAGCTGCTGGCAGCCGTAGGTGCCCTCGGGCGTGCCCTCGGAGATCCGGGTGGCGATGTCGACGAGGTCGTCCCAGGTCCAGGTGGTGTCGTCGGGCATCTCGACACCGGCCTCCTCGAACAGGGCCGGGTTCGCCAGCAGCACGGGGGCGTTGATGCCCGCGTTCATCGCGTACAGGCCGCCGTCCACCTTGCCCGCCTCGAGGGCGGAGGGGTCGAAGCCGTCGGTGGCGATGGCGGTGGCGCCGAGGTCGGCGAGGATGCCGCGGCTGGAGTACTCGGCGAGGTAGCTCTCATCCATCTGGATGACGTCCGGCGCGTCGCCGCCGGCGACCTGGGTGGCGAGCTTGTCCCAATAGCCGCTCCAGTCCCCCGGCTCCGGGCTGATCGACACCTCGGGCGCCACCTCCTGGTACGCGTCCAGCGCCTGCTGGGTGAGCTCGTCGCGGGTGGCGTTGCCCCACCAGCCGAAGCGCAACATGGTGCCGTCCCCCTCCGCCGCGCGGTCCCCGCCGGAGGCGTTGGGGCCGCAGGCCGCCAGGGCCAGCAGCGTGAGGGAGGAGCCGAGGACGGTGCGTCGGCTCGCGTGCAGCGGGGGGTGTGCGGTCATGGCGATCTCCTTCGATCGTGCGGACGGCCCGCGTGGTGAGCGACAGAGTAGACCCGGGATTGAAACGTGTAAACCCGCCGCGGGGGCACCCCCTGCAGGCCAGCCGCCCTGGCGTGGCGCGCCGACTCCTGGGAGACTGGCTTCGCACTGAGACGTTTCACCCCGCCGCCGATGTCGTGAACCGAGGACTCTCCCCCATGCACCCCGCCCCCGTGCCGGATCGCCCCGCTCCTGCTCTCCCCGAGGCTCTCGCCACGGCCGATGCGCTCGCCGCGACGCAGGAGGGCGGGCGCGCCACCCTCCTCACCCGCACCGTCGCGCTCGCGCGCCCTGCCTCGCAGGTGACCCGCGCCGAGCTGCTCGCCACCGCCCACGGCGTCTACGAGGCACGCGTCAACGGCCTCCCGGCCGACGACTCCGTGCTCAACCCCGGATGGACCGTCTACGAGTCCCGCCTGCAGGTGCAGCGGGTCGACGTCACCGCGCAGGTGCGGGCCGGCGATGACCATGTACGCCTGTCCGCGCTGGTGGGGCGGGGCTGGTGGAACGGCGACTTCGGGTTCGGCGAGGCCGACGCGAACTACGGGGAGGACAACGCGTTCCTGGCCTCCCTCGAGATCACCTTCGAGGACGGCTCCACCCAGCAGATCGTCACCGACGAGTCCTGGACGGCGATCTCCTCCCCGATCACCGCGGCGACGATCTACCACGGCCAGCACGAGGACCGCCGGCTGGAGCCCGGCCCGCCGCGACCGGTGCAGGTGACCGAGATCGATCGCTCCACGCTCATCGCGCAGACCTCGCCGCTGATCACCCGCCACGAGGCGCTGCATCCCACGACGATCTGGACGTCCCCGTCCGGGAAGACCCTGCTGGACTTCGGGCAGAACCTCGTGGGCTGGCTGCGATTCACGGTCACGGGGCCCGAGGGCACCACGATCACCGTGCGCCACGCCGAGGTGCTCGAGCACGAGGAGCTCGGCACCCGCCCGCTGCGCACCGCGCAGGCCACCGACTCGCTCACCCTCGCCGGCGACCCGCAGGGCGAGACCTTCGAGCCCACCTTCACGTTCCACGGCTTCCGGTACGCGGAGGTCACCGGCTGGCCGGGCGAGCTGACCGCCGAGGACGTCGAGGCCGTCGTGGTCCACTCCGCGATCGAGCGCACTGGCTGGTTCGAGAGCTCCCACGCCGGAGTGAACCAGCTGATCAGCAACTCGATCTGGTCCCAGCGCGGCAACTTCCTCGCCGTGCCCACCGACTGCCCGCAGCGCGATGAGCGCCTGGGCTGGACCGGTGACATCGCCGCCTACGCCGCCACGGCCGCCTTCCAGTTCGACGTGGACGATTTCCTCCACAACTGGCTGCTGGATGTGAGGGCCGAGGTCGAGCTGCCGCCGCTGAGCTTCGTGCCCTTCGTCGTCCCGGACATCCTCAAGCTGCGCCGGAACGGCTCCGACCCCTTCGCCGACGGGGAGGAGCCGACGGAGATCCCCACCGCCATCTGGGGCGATGCCGCGGTGTGGGTCGCCGAGGCGCTGTGGCACGCCTACGGCGACCTGGGCCGGCTGCGCCAGCACTATCCCGGGATGGTGCTGCACCTGGAATCCGTGGAGCGGGCCCTGTCCCCGAACGGTCTGTGGGAGGAGGGCTTCCAGTTCGGCGACTGGCTCGATCCGGACGCCCCGCCGGAGGCCGCGGCCGATGCGAAGGCGGACAAGGCCGTGGTCGCGACCGCGTGCCTGATCCGCTCGGCCCGCTTCGCGGCGGAGACCGCGCGCCTGCTCGGCGAGACCGAGGGCGCGGAGCGCTGGCAGACCCTCGCCGACCGCACGCTCGCCGCCTTCACGGCGGAGTACGTGGGCGAGGACGGGATCATCCGCTCGGACTGCGCGACCGTCTACGCGCTCGCGATCGCCTTCGATCTCCTCGAGCCCGCGATCCACGAGAAGGCCGCGGCACGCCTCGCCGAGGTGGTGCGCGAGGCCGGCTACAGGGTCACCACCGGCTTCGCCGGCACCCCGTTCGTCACCTGGGCCCTGTCCGAGACGGGGCACGTGGAGGACGCGTACCGCCTGCTGCTCGAGGAGGGCTGCCCGTCCTGGCTCTACCCCGTCTCGATGGGGGCCACCACGATCTGGGAGCGCTGGGACTCGATGCTGCCCGACGGCTCGATCAATCCCGGCGAGATGACGAGCTTCAACCACTACGCCCTCGGCGCCGTCGCGGACTGGGTCTACCAGGTGGTGCTCGGGATCCGTGCCGCGGAGCCCGGCTACCGCCGGATCCGGATCCAGCCCACCCCGGGCCCCGGCATCGACTGGGCGAAGGGCGCCTACGACTCGGCAACCGGCCGCATCGAGGTGTCGTGGGAGGTCACCGAGCAGGGCTTCACCCTCGAGGTGGACGTCCCCGACGCCGTGGAGACCGAGGTGGTGCTGCCGGACGGCACCCGCCACCTGGTCACGGGCGGGCACCACACCTTCTGAGGGGTCGAGGGAGCCTGCCGGGCACGGGGCGCCCGCTCCCCCTCACCCCGTCGTCGACTCGCGCTCCACCAGGGTCGGCGTGAAGCTCACGTGCCGCGGCGCGGCGTCGGGCCGGGCGATCTCCTCCTCGAGCAGCGCCAGGGCGGTGCGGCCCATGAGATCGGCGGGCTGGGAGACGGAGGTCAGCGGCACCACGGTGGAGCGGGCGAAGGCGATGTCGTCGTAGCCCACCAGCGCGATCTCCTCCGGCACGGCGATCTGGTGCCGGAAGGCGAACGCCTGCAGGACTCCCACGGCGAGCAGGTCGTTCACGCAGAACACGGCATCGGGTCGCTCCGCCGCCGAGCGCTCCACCAGCGCCTCTCCCGCCGTGCGCCCGGCGAGGACGGTGAGATCCTCCGCCGCGATCACCTCGAGGTCCACCCCGGCGGCATCGGCGGCCCGGCGGGCGCCGCGCAGGCGGGCGGCGACCTGGCGCAGGTCCTGCCGGGCGGCCACCGCGCCGATTCGTCGACGGCCCTGCGCCACGAGGTGCTGCACGGCGATCTCGCCGCCGGCGATGTCGTCCACGCTCACGGAGGAGCCGTGCGCCTCCGGGTCGCTCTCCACCAGCACCACCGGGGTGCCGCGGCCGCGGATCGCCTCGACCAGGTCGGTGCTGCCGCCGGTGGAGGCGAGCAGGATCCCGCGCACCCGCTGCTCCTCGAACAGGGAGAGGTACATCCGCTCGCGCCGCTCCCGATTGCCGCTGCTGCCGGCGATCACCATCAGCTGGGAGTCCTCGGCGGCGGCCTCGATCCCGCCCACCAGCTGGGCGTAGAACGGGTTCCCGGAGTCGAGCACGATGGCGCCCACGGTGCTGGAGCGGCCCAGCTTCAGCTGGCGCGCGGCGTCGTTGCGCACGTAGCCGAGCTCGGTGATCGCGGCCTCGACCCGTTCACGGCGGTCCGGCGAGACGATCTCGGGCCGGTTGAGCACGTTCGAGACCGTGCCCACCGCGACGCCCGCGCGGCGCGCGACGTCCTTCATGCTCACCAGGCGGCCTCCGGCCACGGCTCACGTCCTTCTCGCAGAGGGCGGCGCCCCGGGGCCAGGCTCCCCGGGGACTCGGTCCCGTGACTGTATCGCGCGCGGGCGCGTCGGCCCTGCCGCGCGGCCTCCCCGCCCGAGCGGGAACCGCGCGGGGCCGCGGCGCACCGGCCGCGGCCCCGCACCTCACCTCACCCCTCGACGGGCGTGATCTCCCCGCGGTACATCTTCAGGATCACGAAGTTGTCCGCGTACGGGGCGTTCTCCAGGATCGGGTCGTCCTCCGCCGGGAAGCCCTGCACGCGCACCCCCTCGAGCGCGGGGTTGTTCCCGTAGCGCTCGAAGAGCGGGATGATCGGCAGCAGCTCGTTGAACGCGAGCGCCACGGTGGAGACGTTCTGCTTCTGCTCCTCCTGGTCCAGACCCTCGCCGGACTGCGTCACCAGCGCCTCGAGGTCCACCGTGCCGGCGGAGGTCTCCACGTCCTGCAGCGGGAACCCGTACCCCTTGCCGCCCTGGTTCTTCGCGATCGGGATGTTGTGCACGAACAGGTCCGTCACGAAGGAGAAGTGCGGGTGGGGATGCGCGGAGGACCCCCACGCCTGGATCGCCATCTCGAAGTCGCCCTTGTCGATGTCGATCGGGGCCTGCTTGTCGTCGAGGCCGCGGGCGGTGACCGAGATGCCGAAGGCGGTGAGCTGCTCGGCGACGTTCTTGCCGGCGGCGGACCAGTCGGCGTAGGTCTGCGGGAACTGGATCTCGTACGAGGCGTCCTCGCCCTCCGGGGTCTTCCAGGTGTCCCCGGACTTGGTCCAGCCCGCCTCCTCGAGCAGCGAGGTCGCCTTCTCCTCGTCCTGCGCGTAGGGGTCGATCTTGCCCTTGACCTCCTCGGTGAGCCACTGGTCCACGAAGTTGTCGGAGAAGCCCACCATGTTCTCCACGGCCACCCCGGACTCCGCCAGGGAGACCTGCCCCACGGTGGCACGGTCGATCAGGTAGGCGAAGGCCTTGCGGGTGCGGACGTCGGCGAACTCCGGGTAGCGGTCCTGGTTGAGGTACAGCGCCGGCCCCGAGTACACCGGCGGGCGCAGGATCGTGTACCCGGCCGCCTCGAACGGATCCTCGGACGCGGGCGCGAAGCCGTGGGTCGCGTAGTCGACGTCCCCGGACTGCACCAGCGAGGTGATCTCGGTGGTCTCGCCGTTGTAGATCACCACCTGGTCGAAGGTCACCGCGTCCGCGCCGAAGCCGGACTCGTTGCGCACCAGGGTGAGCTGGGTGTTGGTGATGGTGTCGTAGTCGAAGTCGTAGGGGCCGGAGACCACCAGGCTCTCCGGCGCGAAGCTCTGGAACTCGGTGCCCAGCGCCTCTCCGTCGCCCTCGTCCATCGTGCCGCCGGCGTCGACGATCGCCTTGGCGCGGTCCGCCCACTCGCCGTACTGGGCGGTGGAGAGGATGTTGCTCTTGAGCACGTAGCGCTCGAGCACCGCCGGCGGGTCCTCGAAGCTGATCACCACGGTGGTGTCGTCGGGGGCCTCGAGCCCGGTGATGAAGCCCCACGAGGGGGCGCGCTGGATGAACTGCACGTAGAACGTGGTGAGGTAGTCCTGGGAGGTCAGCGGCGAGCCGTCGCTCCAGGTCAGCCCCTCCTTGAGGGTGACGGTGAGGGTGCCGCCCTCGGCATCGAGCTCGTGCGAGTCGGCGATCAGGTACTCCCACTGCTCCTCCGCCCACAGCCACAGGGCCGAGGGCGGCAGCAGCAGGTCGCGGTAGGGGCCGTCGCCGAGGATCACGGTGGGCACGCCCGCATAGGGCTGCGCGGCGTAGTTGAAGTGGCCCTCGGGGGCGGGCTGGTACGGCCAGGCGCCGTGGAACGCGCCTCCGCTCCCTCCCGCGCCTCCGCCCTCGGGCTCGGCGGGGGCGCAGGCGGCCAGGCCGGCGCCGGCGGCGGTGGTGAGGCCGACGGCCTTGAGGACGTCGCGTCGACTCCAGGTGGTGCTCATGGGTTCTCCTTCGGTGTGACGACCGGGTCGTCGTGTGAGGTCGGGGTCGCGTCGTCGCGATCCCGTCGGGGGGCGAGGGGTCGGGAGGCGAGGAGTCGGACGGCCACGGAGCCGACGACGATGCCCGCACCGAGGAGGAGCGCGAGCAGGCTCACGATCCGTTCGCCGCTGCCGGCGTCGGTGAGGGGGACCATGAGGGCCGCACCGACCCCCACGAAGCAGCCGAGCGAGAGCAGCGCCCGGGTGGCGGTGTCGATCATGGCGCGCCGCCGTCCGCCTGCGCGGCCGATCGTGCCCCGTCCGGGGCGCCCGACGGGTCGGTGACCACCGTGCAGGCGACCTCCTGGGCGTCGGCGCCCGGGGCCGTGCGCAGCACGGGGATGATCTCGCGGCAGCGGTCCTCGGCCAGCGGGCACCGCGGATGGAAGGTGCAGCCGGAGGGCAGCGCGGAGAGGCTGGGGATGTCGGCGCTGAGCAGGCCGCCGCCGGCCTTCTTCTGCCGCGACAGCTCGGGATCGGGTTCGGGCACGGCCTCCAGCAGCGCCTTCGTGTACGGGTGCTGGGGGTTGTTGATCACCTGCGGCGTGGGGCCGGCCTCGACGATCCTGCCCAGGTACATCACCGCGGTGCGCCCCTCCCACGCGAAGTACTTCGCCAGCGCGAGGTCGTGGGTGATGTAGATGAAGCCGACCCCCTCCTCCTTCCGCAGCTTCGTGAGCATGTTCAGCAGGC encodes the following:
- a CDS encoding ATP-binding protein, whose protein sequence is MDDELDELLPHLRAIALDGPRGVGKTETAGRRADDVFALDDPEVRRLVEADPDGALARGATVLLDEWQHLPQLWDHVRRAVDARTEHRYLLAGSASPAPGTETHTGAGRILSLRMRPMSLAERPGTTPTVLIRHLFEGGAAIEGESNVRLADYAREICASGFPEVRALAARARRPTLESYIARIIDRDVPESGTTVRRPAAMRAWMTAYAAASSTTRDYVKLLDAATPGDADKPSKNTSRTYRETLTRLWVLDPVPAWMPGNAPLTRLTQAPKHQLADPAIAASLLNTAEEALLSGARGRTELFGRLFESLATLTVRAAGAACEARTHHLRTRGGDHEVDLLLERHDGAVVAFEVKLARTVDDADARHLHWLGDQIGDRLRDKVVLTTGSMAYRRRDGVAVVPLALLG
- a CDS encoding ABC transporter substrate-binding protein, whose product is MTAHPPLHASRRTVLGSSLTLLALAACGPNASGGDRAAEGDGTMLRFGWWGNATRDELTQQALDAYQEVAPEVSISPEPGDWSGYWDKLATQVAGGDAPDVIQMDESYLAEYSSRGILADLGATAIATDGFDPSALEAGKVDGGLYAMNAGINAPVLLANPALFEEAGVEMPDDTTWTWDDLVDIATRISEGTPEGTYGCQQLGAAGGPPLTVFLRQLGGERFSADGGIGYTAEQLAQWWDLTLRLQDSGAAPEASIAVEETGQSVDQSLFAVGKCALQAQWSNQVVTLDAALDGTATVLRMPSMTGSAADAKLWYKASMYFAVAETTANLEASAAFVDWMVNSPDAGTILQVERGVPANLEVRAAIAEDLTDSDRKAVDFIEAIAEELGDPPPITPPGGSAADDAISRHAEDVLFGRSTPDEAAQAAVEEATGALA
- a CDS encoding family 78 glycoside hydrolase catalytic domain: MHPAPVPDRPAPALPEALATADALAATQEGGRATLLTRTVALARPASQVTRAELLATAHGVYEARVNGLPADDSVLNPGWTVYESRLQVQRVDVTAQVRAGDDHVRLSALVGRGWWNGDFGFGEADANYGEDNAFLASLEITFEDGSTQQIVTDESWTAISSPITAATIYHGQHEDRRLEPGPPRPVQVTEIDRSTLIAQTSPLITRHEALHPTTIWTSPSGKTLLDFGQNLVGWLRFTVTGPEGTTITVRHAEVLEHEELGTRPLRTAQATDSLTLAGDPQGETFEPTFTFHGFRYAEVTGWPGELTAEDVEAVVVHSAIERTGWFESSHAGVNQLISNSIWSQRGNFLAVPTDCPQRDERLGWTGDIAAYAATAAFQFDVDDFLHNWLLDVRAEVELPPLSFVPFVVPDILKLRRNGSDPFADGEEPTEIPTAIWGDAAVWVAEALWHAYGDLGRLRQHYPGMVLHLESVERALSPNGLWEEGFQFGDWLDPDAPPEAAADAKADKAVVATACLIRSARFAAETARLLGETEGAERWQTLADRTLAAFTAEYVGEDGIIRSDCATVYALAIAFDLLEPAIHEKAAARLAEVVREAGYRVTTGFAGTPFVTWALSETGHVEDAYRLLLEEGCPSWLYPVSMGATTIWERWDSMLPDGSINPGEMTSFNHYALGAVADWVYQVVLGIRAAEPGYRRIRIQPTPGPGIDWAKGAYDSATGRIEVSWEVTEQGFTLEVDVPDAVETEVVLPDGTRHLVTGGHHTF
- a CDS encoding LacI family DNA-binding transcriptional regulator; amino-acid sequence: MAGGRLVSMKDVARRAGVAVGTVSNVLNRPEIVSPDRRERVEAAITELGYVRNDAARQLKLGRSSTVGAIVLDSGNPFYAQLVGGIEAAAEDSQLMVIAGSSGNRERRERMYLSLFEEQRVRGILLASTGGSTDLVEAIRGRGTPVVLVESDPEAHGSSVSVDDIAGGEIAVQHLVAQGRRRIGAVAARQDLRQVAARLRGARRAADAAGVDLEVIAAEDLTVLAGRTAGEALVERSAAERPDAVFCVNDLLAVGVLQAFAFRHQIAVPEEIALVGYDDIAFARSTVVPLTSVSQPADLMGRTALALLEEEIARPDAAPRHVSFTPTLVERESTTG
- a CDS encoding ABC transporter substrate-binding protein yields the protein MSTTWSRRDVLKAVGLTTAAGAGLAACAPAEPEGGGAGGSGGAFHGAWPYQPAPEGHFNYAAQPYAGVPTVILGDGPYRDLLLPPSALWLWAEEQWEYLIADSHELDAEGGTLTVTLKEGLTWSDGSPLTSQDYLTTFYVQFIQRAPSWGFITGLEAPDDTTVVISFEDPPAVLERYVLKSNILSTAQYGEWADRAKAIVDAGGTMDEGDGEALGTEFQSFAPESLVVSGPYDFDYDTITNTQLTLVRNESGFGADAVTFDQVVIYNGETTEITSLVQSGDVDYATHGFAPASEDPFEAAGYTILRPPVYSGPALYLNQDRYPEFADVRTRKAFAYLIDRATVGQVSLAESGVAVENMVGFSDNFVDQWLTEEVKGKIDPYAQDEEKATSLLEEAGWTKSGDTWKTPEGEDASYEIQFPQTYADWSAAGKNVAEQLTAFGISVTARGLDDKQAPIDIDKGDFEMAIQAWGSSAHPHPHFSFVTDLFVHNIPIAKNQGGKGYGFPLQDVETSAGTVDLEALVTQSGEGLDQEEQKQNVSTVALAFNELLPIIPLFERYGNNPALEGVRVQGFPAEDDPILENAPYADNFVILKMYRGEITPVEG